The sequence GGCTTTAGGGATTACCGTGGTGGCGGACGCAGTTCTGCCCGCGAGACCATCGGTCGCGTGGCTGCCGGAGCGGTGGCCCGGAAGTTCCTGGCCCAGGTAGCAGGTGTAGAGTTTGTGGCCTGGGTGGATAGTGTGGGTGCTGTGGATTGCCCCGCCCTGGATTTGGAAACTCTGTCGGCAGATGCGGTAGAGGCTTCTCCTGTGCGTTGCCCCGATGCGGCTGCCAGCGCCAAGATGGAGCAGGAAATTTTGGACGCCAAGAAGAACGGCGACAGCGTAGGCGGAACTGTTGGGCTTGTGGTGCGGAACGTGCCTGCAGGTCTCGGGGAGCCCGTGTTTGACCGTCTGGATGCACTGCTGGCACAAGCCATGCTTTCGATTCCGGCCTGCAAGGGTTTTGAAATCGGTAGCGGGTTCAAGGCGGCCCGCATGCACGGCAGCGAGCACAACGACGAGATTTTCTTTGACGGAAACCGCTACAGGACCCGGACCAACAACGCGGGCGGCTCTCTGGGCGGAATCAGCAACGGCGAGAACATTGTATGCCGCATGGCCTTCAAGCCCACGGCCACGATTTCGCAAGAACAGAAGACGGCAGGCCGGGGTGGCGAAAACGGCAGCCTCGCTGCCAAGGGTCGGCACGACCCTTGCGTGGCCGTGCGCGCGCCGGTCATCGTGGAGAGCATGGCGGCCCTGGTGCTTGCGGACTTGTTCCTGCAGCAGAAGAGGAACGGAGCCTAACGGCGATGTGAAATGTGGAATGTGGAGTGTGAGATTACTCATTACACACCTCACATCACACATTGCACACTTGGTCCCGAATATGCTGCTTTCGTTACTTTACAGGATTCTTTACAAGCTTCATCACTGGATTTTTCTCCGGCCGGGCAAACCCTTGGCCCATGCCAAGCTGATTGTGGTAGGGAGTTTTTTGGCTGGCGGTGCAGGCAAGACTCCTTTTGTAGCGTGGCTTGT is a genomic window of Fibrobacter sp. containing:
- the aroC gene encoding chorismate synthase, producing the protein MSSTFGKIFSVSTWGESHGPAVGAVLDGCPAGIPLSEADIQVFLDRRRPGQGKMTTARDEKDQVKILSGVFEGKTTGTPISFVVFNEDQRSGDYSDIEKWFRPGHADLCYDIKYGFRDYRGGGRSSARETIGRVAAGAVARKFLAQVAGVEFVAWVDSVGAVDCPALDLETLSADAVEASPVRCPDAAASAKMEQEILDAKKNGDSVGGTVGLVVRNVPAGLGEPVFDRLDALLAQAMLSIPACKGFEIGSGFKAARMHGSEHNDEIFFDGNRYRTRTNNAGGSLGGISNGENIVCRMAFKPTATISQEQKTAGRGGENGSLAAKGRHDPCVAVRAPVIVESMAALVLADLFLQQKRNGA